DNA from Microbacterium sp. BLY:
CCGGAGGAGATCGCCGCCGACCTCACCGTCTCGGGCGATCTGCTCGGCGCCCGTGAGGTCGTCGCCTACCCGTTCGGTCATCACGACGACACCGCGAAGGAGGGCGTCCGGCAGGCCGGCTTCGAGCTCGCACGCACCATCGAGCCGGGGGTCGTCGAGATCGGGACCGACAAGCTCGCGCTCCCGGTCGTGCGCATCGACTACGGGTTGGGCCTCGACGCCCTGGTGTCGCGCATCGGCTGAGGCCAGGTGCCAGGGGAGGATGAGCGCATGACCGCTTCCGTCTTCCTCGCCGGTCCCGCCTCCTGGAACCGCATGGTGCTCCTCGACCGCCTGCCCGAACCGGTGCCGCACATGCAGTTCGCTGAAGCGAGCTGGGAGACGGTCGGCGGCACGAGCGCGGGGAAGGCGCTGGCGCTGTCCGCACTCGGCCGCTCGGCCGTGCTGCACGCCGTCGCCGGGCCGGACGAAGACGGCCGACGGGTGCGTGCGGCGCTGGAGGCGGCCGGGGTGGTCGCGCAGTGGACGGACGGAACCACGGAGCGGCACCTCAACCTGATGACCCGGAAGGGCGAGCGCGTGTCGCTGTACCTCTCCGCGCCGGCGGAGACCGCGGGCGCGGGGGACTCCGTCCGGGCGGCGGAGATGGCCGCCGCCGATGCCGTCGTCCTCGATCTGGCCGCCGAGCCGCGGCGGCTGCTGCCGCTCGCGGCGGCGAGCGGCACGCCGCTCTGGGTCGACGTGCACGACTACGACGGCGTCGACGGGTATCACCGGCCATTCCTGGACGCGGCCGCGGCGGTCTTCTGCAATGCGGACCGGCTGAGTGCGCCGGTGGAGTTCCTCCGCGCCGTCATCGCCGGCGGAGCGGCGTTCGCCGTCTGCACGCTCGGCGCCGCGGGGGCGGTCGCGGTGGGGACGGACGGGATCGAGCTGCGGGTACCGGCTCTGCCGGCCACCGTCGTCGACACCAACGGCGCGGGCGATGCGTTCTTCGCCGGAGTCCTCGACGCGCGGCTCCGGGGCGCCGACCTGGCATCGGCGCTCTCGGCGGGCGCGCGATCGGCAGCCGGCGTGCTGGGCACGCGGCACCTGCATCCGCTGCTCGACGCCGTCCTCGGGGATCCTCGGGTGTCCTAGGGCTCGACCTGCTTCCAGAACCCGCCGACGGTCTCGGTCACCTCGGCATGCATCTCATCGTCGGCGATGGTCGGGGTGCCGTCTCCGGACTGGGGCCCGTAGTCGCCGAAAGAGGCATGGGAGGCACCGTCGATCTCGACGAACTCCGCGTCCGCGGGGAGCTCGGCGCGGGCGTCCGCGATCTTCTCGGGCGTGGAGAGGCCGTCCTCGCTGCCGGAGACGCTGAGCACCGGAAGGTCGGAATCGGAGAGGTCGGTCGCGCAGTAGGAGGCGAAGAGCACGAGGGCGTCGGCGTCCGCCGCGAGCTGACAGGCGCGCACGCCGCCGAGGGAGTGGCCGCCCACGGCCCAGGTGCCGACGTCGGGCGCGGCGCTCGTGAAGGAGCCGAGGCCCCGCGGGTCGAAGAAGGCGAGGTTGAGCCAGGGGCGCGTGATGATGACCGTGGTGCCCTCCTCTGCGAGTCCCTGGAGGATCGACGCGTACGCCCACGGATCGACCTTCGCGCCCGGGATGAACACGAGTCCGCGGTCGGAGCCCCCGTCCGCCGGTTCCAGGACGATCCCTTCCTCGGCGTCGGTCACCGTGATCGCCGGGTTCTCCCGGACGGCGGCGAGCGGCTCGGGCTCTGCGGCCATGACGCCGATCTGGCTCCAGACGAGGATCCCGCCGATGGCGAGGAGGAGGACGACCGCCACACTCCACAGGACCCGTCTCAGGACGCGGCGTCCGGGCTTCTTCTGCACAGCAGCAACGCTACTCCCGCCCGGACGTCGCGTCCCGTCAGCCGGCCAGCGCCGCCTGACGGAGAGCCACGGCGTCGCGGATCGCCGGGAACAGCGGGTGCTCCGGATCCAGCCCCGTGGTGCGGACGGTGAAGCCCGCGGGGTCCTCGGTGCGCAGGAGCGTCTGCAGCTCCACGGCCTGCTCGTCTGCGGCGTCATCGAACTCGAGGGCCGCGGCGACGGCGGCCACCAGAGCGTCCGTCGACAGGCCGTGCTCGGCCGCCATGGCCGCCGGGCCGATGAAGCGTTCATGCCGGGAGATCTTCCGCAGGGGCTGGCGTCCCACCCGCTGCACGGTGTCCACGAGCGCGGGGTTGCGGAAGCGTTCCAGGATGGTCGCCCGGTACTGCGCGAGCTCGGCCGGGTCCAGGCCGTGCTCGACGAC
Protein-coding regions in this window:
- a CDS encoding alpha/beta hydrolase; this translates as MQKKPGRRVLRRVLWSVAVVLLLAIGGILVWSQIGVMAAEPEPLAAVRENPAITVTDAEEGIVLEPADGGSDRGLVFIPGAKVDPWAYASILQGLAEEGTTVIITRPWLNLAFFDPRGLGSFTSAAPDVGTWAVGGHSLGGVRACQLAADADALVLFASYCATDLSDSDLPVLSVSGSEDGLSTPEKIADARAELPADAEFVEIDGASHASFGDYGPQSGDGTPTIADDEMHAEVTETVGGFWKQVEP
- a CDS encoding carbohydrate kinase family protein; translated protein: MTASVFLAGPASWNRMVLLDRLPEPVPHMQFAEASWETVGGTSAGKALALSALGRSAVLHAVAGPDEDGRRVRAALEAAGVVAQWTDGTTERHLNLMTRKGERVSLYLSAPAETAGAGDSVRAAEMAAADAVVLDLAAEPRRLLPLAAASGTPLWVDVHDYDGVDGYHRPFLDAAAAVFCNADRLSAPVEFLRAVIAGGAAFAVCTLGAAGAVAVGTDGIELRVPALPATVVDTNGAGDAFFAGVLDARLRGADLASALSAGARSAAGVLGTRHLHPLLDAVLGDPRVS